The Molothrus ater isolate BHLD 08-10-18 breed brown headed cowbird chromosome 1, BPBGC_Mater_1.1, whole genome shotgun sequence genome includes a window with the following:
- the MAF1 gene encoding repressor of RNA polymerase III transcription MAF1 homolog isoform X1 produces the protein MKLLENSSFEAINSQLTVETGDAHIIGRIESYSCKLAGIDKQLFKQFCQEGQPHALEALSPPQSSGLSPGRQGEGPLSDTCSRKTLFYLIATLNEAFRPDYDFSAAKSHEFSREPSLNWVINAVNCSLFSAVREDFKALKPLLWDAVDEEICLAECDIYSYNPDLDSDPFGEDGSLWSFNYFFYNKRLKRIVFFTCRSISGYAYTRPDTGTELDMDLGEGDTEKGDSGDPEGGGIEEDRLQVMCM, from the exons ATGAAGCTGCTGGAGAACTCCAGCTTCGAGGCCATCAACTCCCAGCTGACCGTGGAGACCGGAGACGCCCACATCATCGGCAG GATCGAGAGCTACTCGTGCAAGCTGGCCGGCATCGACAAGCAGCTCTTCAAGCAGTTCTGCCAGGAGGGGCAGCCCCACGCGCTGGAGGCCCTGAGCCCGCCCCAGAGCTCCGGCCTCAGCCCCGGCAG GCAGGGGGAGGGCCCGCTCAGTGACACGTGCAGCCGCAAGACGCTGTTCTACCTGATCGCCACCCTGAACGAGGCCTTCCGGCCCGACTACGACTTCAGCGCTGCCAAGAGCCACGAGTTCAGCCGCGAGCCCAGCCTCAACTGG GTGATAAATGCCGTGAACTGCAGCCTCTTCTCGGCCGTGCGCGAGGATTTCAAGGCGCTGAAGCCGCTGCTGTGGGACGCGGTGGATGAGGAGATCTGCCTGGCCGAGTGTGACATCTACAG CTACAACCCCGACCTGGACTCGGATCCCTTCGGGGAGGACGGCAGCCTCTGGTCCTTCAATTACTTCTTCTACAACAAGAGGCTGAAGAGGATCGTCTTCTTCACCTGCCGCTCCATCAG TGGCTACGCCTACACCCGGCCGGACACCGGGACCGAGCTGGACATGGACCTGGGCGAGGGGGACACCGAGAAGGGCGACAGCGGCGACCCCGAGGGCGGCGGCATCGAGGAGGACAG GCTGCAGGTGATGTGCATGTGA
- the MAF1 gene encoding repressor of RNA polymerase III transcription MAF1 homolog isoform X2, whose amino-acid sequence MLGLGMLGTLGMLGLGKLGTLGALSPPQSSGLSPGRQGEGPLSDTCSRKTLFYLIATLNEAFRPDYDFSAAKSHEFSREPSLNWVINAVNCSLFSAVREDFKALKPLLWDAVDEEICLAECDIYSYNPDLDSDPFGEDGSLWSFNYFFYNKRLKRIVFFTCRSISGYAYTRPDTGTELDMDLGEGDTEKGDSGDPEGGGIEEDRLQVMCM is encoded by the exons atgctgggattGGGGATGCTGGGAAcgctgggaatgctgggattGGGCAAACTGGGAACACTGGGGGCCCTGAGCCCGCCCCAGAGCTCCGgcctcagccctggcag GCAGGGGGAGGGCCCGCTCAGTGACACGTGCAGCCGCAAGACGCTGTTCTACCTGATCGCCACCCTGAACGAGGCCTTCCGGCCCGACTACGACTTCAGCGCTGCCAAGAGCCACGAGTTCAGCCGCGAGCCCAGCCTCAACTGG GTGATAAATGCCGTGAACTGCAGCCTCTTCTCGGCCGTGCGCGAGGATTTCAAGGCGCTGAAGCCGCTGCTGTGGGACGCGGTGGATGAGGAGATCTGCCTGGCCGAGTGTGACATCTACAG CTACAACCCCGACCTGGACTCGGATCCCTTCGGGGAGGACGGCAGCCTCTGGTCCTTCAATTACTTCTTCTACAACAAGAGGCTGAAGAGGATCGTCTTCTTCACCTGCCGCTCCATCAG TGGCTACGCCTACACCCGGCCGGACACCGGGACCGAGCTGGACATGGACCTGGGCGAGGGGGACACCGAGAAGGGCGACAGCGGCGACCCCGAGGGCGGCGGCATCGAGGAGGACAG GCTGCAGGTGATGTGCATGTGA
- the MAF1 gene encoding repressor of RNA polymerase III transcription MAF1 homolog isoform X3 — MKLLENSSFEAINSQLTVETGDAHIIGRIESYSCKLAGIDKQLFKQFCQEGQPHALEALSPPQSSGLSPGRQGEGPLSDTCSRKTLFYLIATLNEAFRPDYDFSAAKSHEFSREPSLNWVINAVNCSLFSAVREDFIPIPCPLSPIPCPHSMSPVPIPVSLSPFCVPCPHSVSPVPIPMSPVPIPMSPVPVPCHRW; from the exons ATGAAGCTGCTGGAGAACTCCAGCTTCGAGGCCATCAACTCCCAGCTGACCGTGGAGACCGGAGACGCCCACATCATCGGCAG GATCGAGAGCTACTCGTGCAAGCTGGCCGGCATCGACAAGCAGCTCTTCAAGCAGTTCTGCCAGGAGGGGCAGCCCCACGCGCTGGAGGCCCTGAGCCCGCCCCAGAGCTCCGGCCTCAGCCCCGGCAG GCAGGGGGAGGGCCCGCTCAGTGACACGTGCAGCCGCAAGACGCTGTTCTACCTGATCGCCACCCTGAACGAGGCCTTCCGGCCCGACTACGACTTCAGCGCTGCCAAGAGCCACGAGTTCAGCCGCGAGCCCAGCCTCAACTGG GTGATAAATGCCGTGAACTGCAGCCTCTTCTCGGCCGTGCGCGAGGATTTCATCCCCATTccgtgtcccttgtccccaatCCCGTGTCCCCAttccatgtcccctgtccccattcccgtgtccctgtccccattctgtgtcccctgtccccattctgtgtcccctgtccccattcccatgtcccctgtccccattcccatgtcccctgtccccgttCCGTGTCACAGGTGGTGA